One region of Dysidea avara chromosome 1, odDysAvar1.4, whole genome shotgun sequence genomic DNA includes:
- the LOC136258433 gene encoding inter-alpha-trypsin inhibitor heavy chain H5-like → MWVTLVLLMGAARVNAVQEYYFTTTDCAATDYMTSSDEWLSSDYCDDDEDGMFCSDGVVNCVTYSEAMCYTESCQCTGANTSTSPTNFTHCCHDLNGLSYSAADGTCLSCLGHCYSTIDCSGSSTNTDLVSERKCCSTMGGSSFGVNGQCFDCTRGIYCGQDPHFAVPLADGQLLCYSMQGLADFVFNLISDPAININAYFIAPENREDFKEYATFLGDIGIMVRTNDCKEECRPKDITKITISASDRSIFIDGSRTVLTDRPVHVLVDNTTANIQLGEKLKKGEHPNMIISVKRPQLSFKINFVNEHLDLVVMDNSGISNDCHGIMGQFLSKEAHNEGGWLMLNGRHMEIEEKAAWDFLRTNKMCLHAKPSHGYQAEGIIEGQYTDYIVESIFSPHFQFSKF, encoded by the exons ATGTGGGTCACATTAGTACTGCTCATGGGTGCAGCAAGAG TGAATGCTGTACAAGAATATTATTTCACTACAACTGATTGTGCTGCAACAGACTACATGACTTCCAGTGATGAATGGCTATCAAGTGATTACTGCGATGATGATGAGGATGGAATGTTTTGTAGTGATGGTGTTGTTAATTGTGTAACATACTCAG AGGCAATGTGCTACACTGAATCTTGTCAATGTACTGGAGCTAATACCAGCACATCTCCCACTAACTTCACTCACTGCTGTCATGACCTTAATGGACTATCATATAGTGCAGCTGATGGAACTTGTTTGTCATGCCTTGGAC ATTGCTACTCCACTATTGACTGTAGTGGATCGTCTACAAATACTGATCTGGTGAGTGAAAGAAAGTGTTGCTCTACCATGGGTGGATCATCATTTGGAGTCAATGGTCAATGCTTTGACTGTACAAGAG GAATATATTGTGGACAAGATCCTCATTTTGCTGTACCATTAGCTGATGGACAGTTATTGTGTTACAGTATGCAAGGATTAGCTGACTTTGTATTCAACCTTATCTCTGATCCTGCCATCAATATTAATGCCTATTTCATTGCCCCTGAGAATAGAGAGGACTTTAAGGAGTATGCAACCTTCTTGGGTGACATTGGCATTATGGTCCGAACAAATGACTGCAAGGAGGAGTGTCGACCTAAGGATATCACAAAGATTACCATCTCAGCCAGTGATAGAAGTATCTTTATTGATGGCAGTAGAACAGTACTCACTGATCGTCCTGTACATGTACTGGTGGATAACACTACTGCCAATATACAACTGGGAGAGAAACTGAAGAAGGGAGAACACCCTAATATGATCATATCAGTCAAAAGACCACAATTATCTTTTAAGATCAACTTTGTCAATGAACATCTCGACCTTGTTGTGATGGACAATAGTGGCATCAGTAACGATTGTCATGGAATAATGG GCCAGTTTCTCAGTAAAGAAGCACATAATGAGGGTGGTTGGTTGATGCTAAATGGAAGACATATGGAAATTGAAGAAAAGGCAGCCTGGGATTTCTTGCGTACTAACAAGATGTGTCTACATGCTAAACCATCTCATGGCTATCAAGCAGAAGGGATCATTGAGGGGCAGTATACTGATTACATTGTGGAGAGTATCTTCTCCCCACACTTCCAGTTTAGCAAATTTTAA